The DNA region ACCCGCATTGCTCGGCACATCGGAACTGGTGGAGGGTGACAATCGCAGCGCGATCGCGGTGCTGCACGCCATGGTGGTCAACCAGGGCGACCTCTGGACCGTGGCCGCTGCCCACCTCGATCGCCTCGTCGAGCGGCAGCGCCTGTTGGCGGCGAGCGAAAATCCCGATGAGAACGGTGATCATGCGACTTATCTGCGCCACCTGTCGCACAGCGGAAAGCGCCTCGCCGAGCTGCACATCGCGCTCGCCAGCAACCGCGACCTGCCGGATTTCGCGCCCGAACCGACCAGGCCCGAAGACCTGCAGCGCTGGAGCGACGAGATCATGGCCCGCGCCGAACGCGTGTTCGACACGCTGAAGCAGCGGCGCGGCTCCCTGAAAGAGGCCGACCGGCTGCTGGCCGATCAGTTGCAAGCCCAGCACGACATGCTGCCGGAGCGGCTGAAGGCGCTGCTGCCGCGCGAGACCGACGGGTTCAGCATCCGCCATCATGGCGATTTGCATCTCGGCCAGTTGCTGGTCGTCAAGGACGACGTCTTCATCATCGATTTCGACGGCGGACCGGGCCGCACCATCGCAGAGCGGCGGCGCAGAGCGCCGCCGGCGCGCGACGTCGCCGGCCTGATCCGCTCGATCGATTATGCGGCGACCGTCGCGCTGGAACGGGCCCTCAAGGTCGCCCCCGACGAGAGCGGCAGGCTGAGCCTCGCTTTGGCCGAATGGCGCGACCAGGCCGCGGATGCCCTGCTCGCGGCCTATCGCGAGACCACGGCCGGCCAGCGGCTGTGGCCCGCCGACGCCAGGGCGGCCGATCGCCTGCTCAACTTTTTCCTGCTTGAGAAAGCCTTCTACGAGATCGAGTATGAGCTGGCCAATCGGCCGGATTGGCTCCGCGTCCCACTGACTGGCCTGTTGAGACTCCTGGCCCAACAGCCGCATGAGGTTGCATGAATAAATTGCCCGCCGAGGCCTATGCCATCATCGAGGGCCGCCATTCAGATCCCTTCCACTACCTCGGACTTCACGCCGAGGGGGATCGCAATGTCGTGCGCGCCTTCCTGCCTGATGCCTCCAATGTCGAGGCGATCGGCGAGCATGGCGAGGCGGCGCCGCTGGCCAAAATCCATGACGCCGGCCTGTTCGCGGGTCCCTTGCCGAACGGCTCGACGCGCTACCAGCTCCGCGCCCGCTTCGGCGACAACGTCGTCGAACTGGAGGATGCCTACCGCTTTCCGCCGATCCTGAGCGATTTCGACCTCTATCTGCTCGGCGAGGGGACGCATCTGCGCGTCTACGACACGCTCGGCGCCCATCCGATGACGCTCGACGGCGTCGACGGCATCGGCTTCGTGGTGCTGGCGCCCAATGCGCGGCGGGTCAGCGTCGTCGGCGACTTCAATTTCTGGGACGGACGGCGGCATCCGATGCGGGTGCGCGGCCCGGGCTATTGGGAGCTGTTCATCCCACGCGCGCGCGTCGGCGATCACTACAAGTTCGAGATCATCGGGCGCAACGGCCAGCATTTGCCGCTGAAGTCCGATCCGCTGGCGTTCGCCGCCGAGGTGCGTCCGAAGACCGCCTCGATCGTGATCGACGAGCGCAAGATCCCGCATCCGCGCCCGGCGCCCGATCGCGTCAACGCCCTGAGCTCGCCGATGTCGATCTACGAGGTTCATCTCGGATCGTGGCGGCGCAAGGGCCGCAATGAGTGGCTGACCTATCGCGAGATGGCGGAGCAGCTTCCCGCCTATGCCAGCGATATGGGCTTTACCCATATCGAATTCCTGCCCATCACCGAGCATCCGTTCGACGGCTCCTGGGGCTATCAGCCGACCGGGATGTTCGCCCCGACCAGCCGTTTCGGCTCGCCCGATGATTTCGCCGCGCTGATCGACGCCTGCCACGGCGCCGGCCTCGCCGTGCTGCTCGACTGGGTTCCCGGGCATTTTCCCGACGATCCGCACGGTCTCGGCAATTTCGACGGCACCGCACTCTACGAGCACGCCAATCCGTTGCAGGGCCGTCACCTCGATTGGGGCACGCTGATCTACAATTACGGGCGCACCGAGGTCACCAACTTCCTGGTGTCGAACGCGCTGTTCTGGCTCGATCGCTACGGCATCGACGGGCTGCGCGTCGATGCCGTCGCCTCGATGCTCTATCTCGACTACAGCCGTCCCGCCGGCGGCTGGATTCCGAACAAATATGGCGGCCGGGAGAACATCGAGGCGATCGATTTCCTGCGCCGCTTCAACACCGAACTCTACGCACACTTCCCACAGGCGATGACGGCGGCGGAGGAATCCACCGCGTGGCCGCAGGTGTCGCGGCCGGTCGAATATGGCGGGCTCGGCTTCGGCTACAAGTGGAACATGGGCTGGATGCACGACACGCTGAAGTATATCAGCAAGGATCCCATCCACCGCAAATTCCATCACGGCGACATCCTGTTCGGCCTGCACTACGCCTTCTCGGAGAACTTCATCCTGCCGCTGTCCCACGACGAGGTCGTGCACGGCAAGCGCTCGATCCTCGGCCGCATGCCCGGCGACGACTGGCAGCGCTTCGCCAATCTGCGCGCCTATTACAGCTTCATGTTCGGGCATCCCGGCAAGAAGCTGATGTTCATGGGCTGCGAGTTCGGCCAGGAGCGCGAATGGAATCACGACCACTCGATCGATTGGCATTTGCTGCAACAGCCGAGGCATAGCGGCATCCAGAACCTGGTCCGCGACCTCAACCGGCTCTATCGCGCGCTGCCGGCGCTGCACGAGCTCGACTGCGACCAGGCCGGCTTCGAATGGGTCATCACCGACGACGCCAGCAACAATGTGTTCGGCTGGATCCGCAAGGGCAATGATGCGCGCGCCCGCTGCCTCGTGGTCCTGAACTTCTCGCCCAACGTCTACCGCAACTATCGCGTCCGGGTGCCGTTTGCGGGCAAGTGGCACGAGGTGTTCAACTCGGATTCCTCCCATTACGGCGGCACCAATGTCGGCAATATCGGCGAGGTCCGTGCCTCGGAGGGCGCCATGCCCGAGCTGAGCCTGACCATTCCGCCGCTGGCAGCGATCTTTCTCGTACCGGAAAGCTGATCCATGCGACTGACCGGGGGTACGTCCGCACGGCTCGGTGCAAGCTGGGACGGCAGAGGCACCAATTTTGCGCTGTTCTCGGCGAATGCGGAGAAGGTGGAGCTGTGCCTGTTCGACGGCCAGGGCCGCCGCGAGCTCGAGCGGATCGAGATGCCGGAGCGCACCGAGGATGTCTGGCACTGCTACCTCAACGACGTCTCGCCGGGCCAGCTTTACGGCTATCGCGTCTACGGGCCCTACGCACCGGAGCGCGGCCACCGCTTCAATGCCAACAAGCTGCTGCTCGATCCCTACGCCAAGCGACTTGCCGGCCGGCTGGTGTGGAGCGATGCGCATTTCGCCTATCGCACCGGCAGCGCGCGCGAGGATCTCTCCTTCGACCGGCGCGACAATGCCCGCGGCATGCCGAAGGCCGTGGTGGTCGACGAGACCTTCAACTGGGGCCGCCGCGAGATCCGGCCGCACATTCCCTGGCAAGACACCATCATCTACGAGGCCCACGTCAAGGGCCTGACCCAGAAGCGCGAGGACGTGCCGCCGAACCTGCGCGGCACCTATGGCGGCCTGTCGTCGCCGGCGATGATCGACCACCTCAAGCGGCTCGGCGTCACCACCATCGAGCTGTTGCCGATCCACGGCCTGATCGACGACCGTGTCCTGGTCGAGAAGAAGCTGTCGAATTACTGGGGCTACAACACCATCGCCTTCTTCGCGCCGGAGGTGCGCTACGCCCAGGACAATGCGCTGGACTCGTTCCGCACCACGGTGGCGCGGCTGCACGATGCCGGCATCGAGGTGCTGCTCGACGTCGTCTACAACCACACCGCCGAGGGCAACCATATGGGCCCGACGCTGAGCTTCCGCGGCATCGACAATGCCTCCTACTACTGGCTGAATCGCGAGAATCCGCGCTTCTATGACGACTTCACCGGCTGCGGCAGCTCGGTCAACCTCACCCATCCGCGCGTGCTGCAGATGGTGATGGACTCGCTGCGCTACTGGGTCGAAGTCTGCCATGTCGACGGCTTCCGCTTCGACCTCGCCACGACCCTGGCGCGCGGACCCAACGGGTTCGATCGCAACCATCCCTTCCTCACGGCGATCCGCCAGGACCCGGTGCTGGCGACCGTGAAGATGATCGCCGAGCCCTGGGATCTCGGTCTCGGCGGCTACCAGGTCGGCGCGTTTCCGTCGCAATGGTCGGAGTGGAACGACCGCTATCGCAGCGCGATGCGGCGCTACTGGAGCGGCGAAGGCAGCCTGATCGGCGACATATCCGGCCGTATGACCGCGTCCTCGGACCTGTTTCACCACGACAACCGCGCGACCCGCGCCAGCGTCAACCACATCACGGTGCATGACGGCTTCACGCTCGCCGATCTCTTCAGCTACAACGAGAAGCACAACGAGGCCAATGGCGAGGACAATCGCGACGGCTCCAACGACAACCACAGCAACAATTGCGGCCATGAAGGCCCGACCGATGATCCTGCCATCATCGCGCTGCGCCGCCAGCTCAGGAAGAACGCGCTGGCCTGCCTGCTGCTCGCACAGGGCACGCCGCTGATCCTTGCCGGCGACGAGGTCGCCAACACCCAAGCCGGCAACAACAACGCCTATTGCCAGGACAATGAGACCGGCTGGATCGGCTGGGAGAATCTCGGCACGGACGACGACGCCATCGCCTTCATCGGTCACCTCACCGCGCTCCGCCAGCGCTTCGGCCAGATCCGCTGCCAGAGCTGGCTCGACGGCCGCCGCGCCGACGGCAGCTATGGTGTGATCTGGCTGACGCCATCAGCGGAGGAAATGAAGGAGTCCGACTGGAAATTCCCGGAAAGCCGGTTCCTCGCCTACGTGCTGGGGCCGATGGAACAAGGCCAGGCGCCGATCTTTATCGTGCTCAATGCCGCGCCGCAGGAGATCGTGTTCAGGATGCCGCGGATGGCGGAATACAGGAGCTGGCAGCAGATCTTGAACACGACCAAGGCAGAACAAACGGCCGAGCTATTTGCAGCCGGCGCCGACACCACGGCACCGCCTCGTTCGGTGCTGGCATTCGCAGGCTCCGCATGAGCAGTGCGCGGCACTTCGGGCCCGAACTGACCGCTGATGGCGCGCACTTCCGGCTCTGGGCGCCGGCAGCCAAGCGCGTCGACCTCCTGCTCGACAAGCCGCACGCGCTCACGCGCGATGTCGCCGGCTGGTACGTCGCCGAGATCGCAGGCGCGCGCGCCGGCACGCGTTACAAATTCCGCATCGATGACGACGTCGACGTGCCCGACCCGGCCTCCGCGTTCCAGCCGGACGACGTGTTCGGCCCGAGCGAGGTGATCGATCACTCGGCCTTCAAATGGCGCGCGACCGGGTGGCGCGGCCGTCCCTGGCATGAGGCCGTCATTCTCGAGGCTCATGTCGGCACCTTCACGCCGGAGGGGACCTACCGCGCCATGATCGACAAGCTCGATCATCTGGTGGCAACCGGCATCACCGCGCTCGAACTGATGCCGCTGGCGGATTTCGCAGGCGAGCGCAACTGGGGCTATGACGGCGTGCTCTGGAATGCGCCCGACAGCGCCTACGGCCGTCCCGAGGACCTCAAGACCCTGATCGACGAAGCGCATCTGCGCGGGCTGATGGTGATGCTCGACGTGGTCTACAACCATTTCGGCCCCGAGGGGAATTACCTCGGCCGCTATGCGCCCACCTTCTTCAGCGACGCACATACGCCATGGGGCAGCGCGATCGATTATCGCGTGCCCGAGGTGCGCACGTTTGCGATCGGCAGCGTGGTGAGTTGGCTGCGCGACTATCGGTTCGACGGGCTGCGCTTCGACGCGGTCAACACCATCGTCGAAGCCGGCGAAATCTCCATCCTGCATGACTTCAGCAAGGCCGCAGGCCAACTCGCCACGGAAACCGGCCGGCACATCAACCTCGTGCTCGAGAACGGCGACAACATCGCAAGCCTGCTCGATGCCGCCGAGGACCCGCCGCACGGCAAATTCCGCGGCCAGTGGAACGACGATTATCATCACGCCTGGCATGTGCTGCTGACCGGAGAAACCCAAGGCTACTACGGCGACTACCGCGCGCCGAAGCAGGACCTCGCGCGCGCGCTGTCGTCCGGCTACATCTATCAGGGCGAAGTCTCCGAGTTCTGGGGCGGCAAGGTCCGCGGCGAGCCGAGCGGTGCGCTGTCGCCGACCTGCTTCATCAACTTTCTGCAGAACCACGACCAGATCGGCAACCGGCCGCTGGGCGATCGGCTCGAGAGCATCGCAAAGCCGGAGGCGATCGAGGCGGCGCTGGCGATCACATTGATCGCGCCGACCACGCCGATGCTGTTCATGGGCGAGGAATGGGGCGCAACGACGCCCTTCCCGTTCTTCTGCGACTTCAAGGGCGACCTCGCCAACGCCGTCCGCGCCGGCCGGCGCAAGGAATTCGCCTGGGCCTACGCCAAATATGGCGACGACATACCCGACCCACTTGCCGAGGCGACGGTGCGATCGGCCGTGCTCGACTGGGCGACGCTTGGCCACGATCCCGCCCGCGCGCGACTGACGCTGGTGCGCGACCTGCTCGCCCTGCGCCGGCGCGAGATCACGCCGCGGCTCATCGGGGCACGCTTCGGCGGCGACCGCGTCACGGGCGATCTCTTGACCGCGCATTGGCGGATGGGTGACGGCCGCACGTTGTGGCTCACGGCCAATTTGTCGGATCGGGATATCACCGGCGTAGCGGAACCGAAGGGAACTGCGATCTGGGGCGCCGCGTTGTCGAGCGACCTCCCTGGCTGGGCGGTGCGCTGGCACATCGGATAGCACAATGCCTCCGGCGATCCCGATCGCAACCTACCGACTGCAACTCACTGCCGATTTCGACTTCGATGCCGCCGCCGCGGTGGCGCCGTATCTGAAGGCGCTCGGCATCAGCCATGTCTATGCCTCGCCCTTCATGAAGGCGCGCAAGGGATCG from Bradyrhizobium sp. B124 includes:
- the glgB gene encoding 1,4-alpha-glucan branching protein GlgB, producing the protein MNKLPAEAYAIIEGRHSDPFHYLGLHAEGDRNVVRAFLPDASNVEAIGEHGEAAPLAKIHDAGLFAGPLPNGSTRYQLRARFGDNVVELEDAYRFPPILSDFDLYLLGEGTHLRVYDTLGAHPMTLDGVDGIGFVVLAPNARRVSVVGDFNFWDGRRHPMRVRGPGYWELFIPRARVGDHYKFEIIGRNGQHLPLKSDPLAFAAEVRPKTASIVIDERKIPHPRPAPDRVNALSSPMSIYEVHLGSWRRKGRNEWLTYREMAEQLPAYASDMGFTHIEFLPITEHPFDGSWGYQPTGMFAPTSRFGSPDDFAALIDACHGAGLAVLLDWVPGHFPDDPHGLGNFDGTALYEHANPLQGRHLDWGTLIYNYGRTEVTNFLVSNALFWLDRYGIDGLRVDAVASMLYLDYSRPAGGWIPNKYGGRENIEAIDFLRRFNTELYAHFPQAMTAAEESTAWPQVSRPVEYGGLGFGYKWNMGWMHDTLKYISKDPIHRKFHHGDILFGLHYAFSENFILPLSHDEVVHGKRSILGRMPGDDWQRFANLRAYYSFMFGHPGKKLMFMGCEFGQEREWNHDHSIDWHLLQQPRHSGIQNLVRDLNRLYRALPALHELDCDQAGFEWVITDDASNNVFGWIRKGNDARARCLVVLNFSPNVYRNYRVRVPFAGKWHEVFNSDSSHYGGTNVGNIGEVRASEGAMPELSLTIPPLAAIFLVPES
- the glgX gene encoding glycogen debranching protein GlgX, with translation MRLTGGTSARLGASWDGRGTNFALFSANAEKVELCLFDGQGRRELERIEMPERTEDVWHCYLNDVSPGQLYGYRVYGPYAPERGHRFNANKLLLDPYAKRLAGRLVWSDAHFAYRTGSAREDLSFDRRDNARGMPKAVVVDETFNWGRREIRPHIPWQDTIIYEAHVKGLTQKREDVPPNLRGTYGGLSSPAMIDHLKRLGVTTIELLPIHGLIDDRVLVEKKLSNYWGYNTIAFFAPEVRYAQDNALDSFRTTVARLHDAGIEVLLDVVYNHTAEGNHMGPTLSFRGIDNASYYWLNRENPRFYDDFTGCGSSVNLTHPRVLQMVMDSLRYWVEVCHVDGFRFDLATTLARGPNGFDRNHPFLTAIRQDPVLATVKMIAEPWDLGLGGYQVGAFPSQWSEWNDRYRSAMRRYWSGEGSLIGDISGRMTASSDLFHHDNRATRASVNHITVHDGFTLADLFSYNEKHNEANGEDNRDGSNDNHSNNCGHEGPTDDPAIIALRRQLRKNALACLLLAQGTPLILAGDEVANTQAGNNNAYCQDNETGWIGWENLGTDDDAIAFIGHLTALRQRFGQIRCQSWLDGRRADGSYGVIWLTPSAEEMKESDWKFPESRFLAYVLGPMEQGQAPIFIVLNAAPQEIVFRMPRMAEYRSWQQILNTTKAEQTAELFAAGADTTAPPRSVLAFAGSA
- the treZ gene encoding malto-oligosyltrehalose trehalohydrolase — encoded protein: MSSARHFGPELTADGAHFRLWAPAAKRVDLLLDKPHALTRDVAGWYVAEIAGARAGTRYKFRIDDDVDVPDPASAFQPDDVFGPSEVIDHSAFKWRATGWRGRPWHEAVILEAHVGTFTPEGTYRAMIDKLDHLVATGITALELMPLADFAGERNWGYDGVLWNAPDSAYGRPEDLKTLIDEAHLRGLMVMLDVVYNHFGPEGNYLGRYAPTFFSDAHTPWGSAIDYRVPEVRTFAIGSVVSWLRDYRFDGLRFDAVNTIVEAGEISILHDFSKAAGQLATETGRHINLVLENGDNIASLLDAAEDPPHGKFRGQWNDDYHHAWHVLLTGETQGYYGDYRAPKQDLARALSSGYIYQGEVSEFWGGKVRGEPSGALSPTCFINFLQNHDQIGNRPLGDRLESIAKPEAIEAALAITLIAPTTPMLFMGEEWGATTPFPFFCDFKGDLANAVRAGRRKEFAWAYAKYGDDIPDPLAEATVRSAVLDWATLGHDPARARLTLVRDLLALRRREITPRLIGARFGGDRVTGDLLTAHWRMGDGRTLWLTANLSDRDITGVAEPKGTAIWGAALSSDLPGWAVRWHIG